The sequence below is a genomic window from Polynucleobacter sp. MWH-UH19D.
ATGGCTGATACCGATGGCAATATCGCTTATCAGGCCGCTGGTGTTGCGCCGAAAAGAACACTTCATCAAGGTCTATATGGAATAGCGCCTGCGCCAGGTTGGGACCCACAATACGATTGGAATGGCTACCTGCCATTTGACCAACTGCCCAATAGTAGCAATCCAGAACAGGGTTGGATTGCTACTGCAAATCAAGCAGTAACTGCTCTCAATAACCCAAACCCCCTTACCGCCGACTGGGATGTACCTACTCGGTATGACCGCATTGTTCAATTAATTAATGCGAAAAGCACCTTTGACTTGCAATACATGAAAACTATGCAAGGCGATACCCTGTCACTCGGGGCCACTCCACTCCTTGAATTATTTAAATCCTCTAAAACAACTCATCCCTTGGGAGCAAAGACGCTTGATCTCATCCAAAAATTTGATGGCAATATGAGTGCCGATAGTCCAGGCGCATTAATTTTTAACGCCTGGGCAGATCATCTGACACGCAACGTGTTCTCACGCTTAAGTTATTTATTTTTTGATGACTATGGGGCTCGTAACTTTCGCTATCCATTAATTGCGATTTTACAAAATCCGAATAATCCATGGTGCGATCTTCCAAAAACACCCGCTATTGAAACATGCGCTGAATCATCCAATATTGCGCTTGATCGTGCTCTTGAATACTTAAGCGATCAATATGGAAAAGATCTGGCGTCATGGGCATGGGGCAAGGCTCATATCGCCATTTCTGAACATCGTCCGCTCAGCAAAATTCCTGTTCTTGGGAAACTCTTTAACATCACCACCCCTTTCCCCGGAGATAGCTTTTCAATCAATGTAGGACGACTTGAGCTAAATAACTCTAGTAATCCTTATGAAACCCTACAAGGCCCTAGCCTACGTGCTATCTATGACTTATCAGATCTTGAGAAATCTCTGTTTGTTTATCAAACTGGACAATCTGGGTGGATTCAGAGCAAAAGTTATCGCAACTTGAACTCGCTTTGGGCTAAAAATGAGTACCTCCCATTACAAATGAAGCCCGAGAAAACGACTCGAACTTTAGAGCTAAGCAATAAATAAGGCCTCGTCACAAGAAGCAGTTGTAGCCGTCTAAAATAATCCTAACGCGTTACCATTCATACACAGTTCATATTTAAAGATAAGATCATGAAAAAAATTCTTCTTACTTCGCTTACCGCATCAATACTATTTTCCACCTGTGGAATTGCCAATGCAGCTTGGAAAGAGCTTGGCTCTAATGCAGTCATGACGGTTTATGTTGATCTGGATACAGTGCAGACTCAAGGCGAAAAAGCGCAAATCATTTCAATGCTCGATTTTAAGAAACCGGGAACCAATCCTACAAATAAGGAGGCGGTGAGCTCTATCATCGGTTTAAATGAGTATGACTGCCCTTCCGTAAGCTATCGCCCGATTGCTTATAAAGAATTTTCTGGCAATAAAGGCTCTGGCAAGGTGGTATCAGAAGCCAATACCCCTGACAGCAAGTATGAGCCTGTAGTCAGCGAAAGTTGGACGGCTGGCGTATTTAATTCTGTCTGCAAAGCAGTCAAGTAAATTTAACCTAAAACTATGCGGGCGTATTGGGCTGTCTCGCTTGCACTAATTAGTAGCTTTTGCCTCCATGGTTGTGCCGCACCTATTGCCGCAATTAGCGCCAGCGGTACAGCCGCCGCAAGCTCAGCGGGCACCAGTGCTGTAGCCGTTGCAGCAGCGAACCCTGTTACCACTACCAGCATGGCTTCTACAGTTGCTACTGGAAAATCGCCTTTAGAGCATGCAGTGTCTGCCGCCACCAAAAAAGAGTGTAGCTTTACCAATATCGTTACCCCTAAACCCATCTGTGAAGACGTTGTCATGCCCAAAATCATCGACAAAAGCACTCCACTTGCTGGTCCAACTGATCCTCCTAAAGACACTATCAAGCAGTGAATATTCTGAAATGGGCAATCTGCGGGCAGTAGAGGCTAAAATCAGGGTTTACCAGCACAATTGAAGCACTAAAGATGACTACTGAAAACTATTACCTCACACTAACCTGCCCAAACAAGCCCGGGATTGTGGCTGC
It includes:
- a CDS encoding surface-adhesin E family protein — its product is MKKILLTSLTASILFSTCGIANAAWKELGSNAVMTVYVDLDTVQTQGEKAQIISMLDFKKPGTNPTNKEAVSSIIGLNEYDCPSVSYRPIAYKEFSGNKGSGKVVSEANTPDSKYEPVVSESWTAGVFNSVCKAVK